The Primulina tabacum isolate GXHZ01 chromosome 16, ASM2559414v2, whole genome shotgun sequence genome window below encodes:
- the LOC142529549 gene encoding MLO-like protein 6: MAGGGGGRTLEETPTWAVAVVCFVLVTVSIVIEHIIHLIGKWLKSKNKNALFESLEKIKSELMLLGFISLLLTVGQSVISGMCISKEVGATWHPCNKKQEATKYPPSVTGDEDRRRKLLTADGGGSFRRILAAGGTDKCAAKGKVPFVSSDGIHQLHIFIFLLAVFHVLYCILTLALGRAKMRSWKAWEKETRTAEYQFSHDPERFRFARETSFGRRHLNFWSKTPFLLWIVCFFRQFVRSVPKVDYLTLRHGFIMAHLAPQSQNNFNFQKYINRSLEEDFKVVVGISPPIWAFAVLFLLFNTHGWYSYLWLPFIPLIIILLVGTKLQVIITKMGLRIQERGEVVKGVPVVQPGDHLFWFNRPRLILYLINFVLFQNAFQLAFFVWSWIEFGIRSCFHQHVEDIVIRISMGVLIQLLCSYVTLPLYALVTQMGSTMKPTIFNERVATALKNWHHAAKKHIKESKHSTSVTPTSSRPATPSHGASPMHLLRQCQIEMDNSPRISPRKPIYNVDHWDIDQGSPSSIHRCDGSASTLQHNIELGHVDHEMEHSQHEASSSEVVPLPSEQRELNVGSKDFSFDKRCSI, encoded by the exons ATGGCTGGCGGCGGCGGAGGAAGGACACTGGAGGAAACGCCGACGTGGGCTGTGGCGGTTGTGTGTTTTGTTTTAGTCACTGTCTCTATAGTCATCGAGCATATCATCCATTTAATAGGGAAG TGGTTGAAGTCGAAAAACAAAAATGCTCTCTTTGAATCCCTCGAAAAAATCAAATCAG AGTTGATGCTGCTGGGATTTATATCCCTGCTTTTGACAGTAGGACAAAGCGTAATTTCTGGTATGTGTATATCCAAAGAGGTGGGAGCCACGTGGCACCCATGCAACAAAAAACAAGAGGCAACCAAGTACCCGCCCTCCGTCACCGGAGATGAAGATCGCAGGCGGAAGCTTCTCACTGCCGACGGCGGTGGCAGCTTTCGACGGATCTTGGCCGCCGGCGGGACTGATAAATGCGCAGCCAAG GGGAAAGTCCCATTTGTGTCATCGGATGGCATTCATCAGcttcatattttcatatttttattggcCGTATTTCATGTGCTTTATTGTATTCTTACATTGGCATTGGGAAGAGCTAAG ATGAGAAGTTGGAAAGCATGggaaaaagaaacaagaacggCAGAGTATCAATTTTCACACG ATCCCGAAAGATTTAGGTTTGCAAGAGAAACATCGTTCGGGAGGAGGCATTTGAACTTTTGGAGCAAAACTCCATTCCTACTTTGGATT GTTTGCTTCTTTAGGCAGTTTGTAAGATCTGTTCCTAAGGTTGATTATCTGACTCTAAGGCATGGATTTATCATG GCACATCTTGCTCCACAAAGCCAGAACAACTTTAATTTCCAGAAATATATTAATAGATCCCTCGAAGAAGACTTCAAAGTGGTGGTTGGAATAAG tcCACCAATCTGGGCATTCGCTGTGTTGTTCCTTCTCTTCAATACTCATG GCTGGTATTCCTATCTTTGGCTACCATTCATCCCATTGATT ATAATATTGCTTGTCGGGACCAAATTACAAGTTATAATTACGAAAATGGGTCTGAGGATTCAAGAAAGGGGGGAGGTGGTGAAGGGTGTGCCAGTGGTACAACCGGGAGATCACCTTTTCTGGTTCAATCGTCCACGGCTCATTCTCTACCTTATTAATTTTGTGCTTTTCCAG AATGCATTTCAACTGGCCTTCTTTGTCTGGAGTTGG ATCGAATTCGGGATAAGATCCTGTTTCCATCAACATGTGGAGGATATAGTGATCAGAATATCAATGGG GGTTCTCATACAGCTCTTATGCAGCTATGTCACTCTACCACTGTATGCCCTTGTGACTCAG ATGGGATCGACCATGAAACCTACGATATTCAATGAACGAGTGGCCACGGCCCTGAAAAACTGGCACCACGCAGCCAAGAAACACATCAAAGAAAGCAAGCATTCGACTTCGGTGACACCGACGTCGAGCCGACCAGCTACACCGTCGCACGGCGCGTCACCCATGCATTTACTACGACAGTGTCAGATCGAGATGGACAATAGTCCCCGGATATCTCCAAGAAAACCGATTTACAATGTGGACCATTGGGACATTGATCAGGGATCGCCTTCGAGCATCCACCGATGCGATGGGTCAGCTTCTACTCTTCAACACAACATCGAGTTGGGCCATGTGGATCATGAGATGGAACACAGCCAACACGAGGCGAGCTCGTCGGAAGTCGTGCCTCTACCAAGTGAACAACGTGAGCTCAATGTTGGGTCTAAGGACTTCTCATTTGATAAGAGATGTAGCATATAA